The following proteins are encoded in a genomic region of Lentimicrobiaceae bacterium:
- the radC gene encoding DNA repair protein RadC yields MKQNSRMKFYTSDSILLSVEDRPRNKMLSRGLAAITDSELVSILLSSGNTAEVSVSLATQILHSVNFNLNALAKLSTYELSKFPGMGSAKASILVACMELGRRRNQSEALDNAQIKGSRDAANYLRPEIGDLPYEEFWVLYLNRQNKVIDKQKLSQGGMTGTVIDVRLVLKSALEKHATSLIFCHNHPSGNLDPSEADKRITRQLKEAAAIMDIPVIDHLIVTQSGYFSFADEGLL; encoded by the coding sequence ATGAAACAAAATTCTCGCATGAAATTTTACACAAGTGATTCCATTTTATTATCGGTTGAAGACAGACCTCGAAACAAAATGCTTAGCAGAGGACTGGCTGCTATCACTGACAGTGAATTAGTCTCCATATTGTTATCATCAGGTAATACGGCAGAAGTATCCGTTTCGCTTGCCACTCAAATACTTCACTCTGTAAATTTCAACCTTAATGCCCTTGCTAAACTTTCAACTTATGAGCTGTCGAAATTTCCGGGAATGGGATCAGCAAAAGCAAGTATTTTGGTTGCTTGTATGGAATTGGGCAGGCGAAGAAATCAGTCAGAGGCCTTAGATAACGCTCAAATAAAAGGAAGCAGAGATGCAGCTAATTACCTGCGACCTGAGATAGGTGATCTTCCGTACGAAGAGTTTTGGGTGTTGTATCTCAATCGTCAGAACAAAGTAATTGACAAGCAAAAACTGAGTCAGGGAGGAATGACTGGTACCGTAATCGATGTGCGATTGGTATTGAAATCTGCACTTGAGAAGCATGCCACATCTTTAATCTTCTGCCATAATCATCCTTCTGGAAATTTGGATCCAAGTGAAGCTGACAAGAGAATAACACGTCAGCTTAAAGAGGCTGCTGCCATAATGGATATCCCGGTCATAGATCATTTGATTGTCACCCAATCTGGATATTTCAGCTTTGCTGATGAAGGCTTATTATAA